From the Glutamicibacter halophytocola genome, the window CTGATGAATCCGGATGGACCGGAGATGAAGACGAAGATCCCGATCAGGGCGGCACCAATCATGGTGCCCTGGCTCAGCCACTTGATGCCCTTGCCCACCCCGGACAGGGCGGAGAGGGTGAAGATGATCGTCACGCCAGCGATGATGACGATCTTGACGAAGATGTCCGTGGGAATGCCGAACAACCGGTTGAATCCCTCGGCGATTTGCGATGCACCCAGCCCGAGGGACGTCGTCGTGCCAAAGAGCGTTGCCAGAACAGTGAAAACGTCGATGGTCTTGCCCAGCGCGCCATCCATTGACTTGCCCAGGATCGGGCGCAGCATCACCGAGACCAGCCCCGAATTTCCGCGGCGGTGGGTCGAGTAGGCAATGGCCAGGCCGAAGACCCCGAAGAGCGCCCACGCGTTCGGTCCCCAGTCGAAGTAGGAGAATTGCAACGCAAGAACCGCCGCATCCATGGTCCCTGGCTCGGCCCGGTTGTGCGGCGGATCCATGAAGTGGCTCATGGGTTCTGCCGCGCCATAGCTGATCAATCCAATGCCCATGACCGCTCCGAGGATCATGGCGATCCACGCCCAGGTGGAGAATTCGGGACGATCATGGTCTTTGCCCAGCCTGATTCCACCGTAGCGCGAGAAGCCCAGGAACAGCATCAAGAAGATGCATCCGAGCGTGACCACCAGGTAGCTCCAGCCGATGTATTGCGCAAACCACGAGGAAGCGTCGGACATCAGGCCGTTGAGCTGTTCCGGGGCAATCGCTGCCCACAACACGAACGCAACAACTAGCAGCAGCGAAATAGCCAATACGCTGCCCGGGCCATGGAGTTTCTGATAGACCTTCTTGGAGTCGGCCGAACTCGAAGCATGGTGCAATTCGCCACCGGTGAGGGTTGGCCCGCCCACCGGCCCCTGATTGCGGTTCGTGTCGATATTCATTTCCTTGAATTCCTTAGCAATAGTGGAACCTGCTTGCGGCTGGCTTAGAGTGCTTGCAATTCTGCGCCGTCGAAGAATCGGCCGGCCTTGTAGATCATCGGTTCGATGTCCGCGACTTCCGAGTGCTTGACCTTCGCAATGAATACGGTGTGGGTCTTGGCCTGGAAGCGCTCCTTGATTTCGGCCTCGATCGACGCAGCGGAACCGTCGAGCATCGGAGTGCCGTTCGGTCCTTCGTGCCAGGCCAGGTTCGCGAATTTGTCGTCCGCCTTGGAGGCGAAGGTGCCCACGGTTTCACGCTGTTCGTTGCTCATGATGTTGATACCCAAGTGCGTTGACTTGAACAGCGAAGCGTAGGTGCTCGTCGTCTTCTGGACGCATACCAATACCAGTGGCGGCTCCAGGGAGACCGAGACGTAGGAATTCGCGGCCAGCCCTCGCGGTGCGCCGTTTTCGTCTTTTGTGGTCACCACGGTGACGCCGGTGATGAACTGCCGGTTGAACCCCTTGAGCTCCTCCAAGTTCGGAACCCCGCTCAGATCGTCAACGACGATTCCGTCGTCCGGCGTTTCAAACGCCGATTTGAGCGATGGGACTCCCACGTCTTCCAGCAATTCGCTCTGGTCCCACGTGACTTGCTCGGAGATGACCTTCCCGTCCTGGAATTTCAAGAGATTCGAACCCCGCGTTTCCACGCTGTGGCCGGTGGCCGGCACACCCTGCAAGGCCCTGGTGAAGGTTCCTTTCGTCCGCCAGAATACGGCGATGGACTGTTCCGCGTCGTCGACAAGCAAGTGGTCGATCGTCGTAACCAGGTCGGGGAATGCCTCGCGCACTGCCAAAATGTCTTCTTTCAGGGACTGGGCAGTCGAGACTTTCTTGGATTTGTTGCTGACTCGCTGGTAATCGGCGTGGAGGATCTCATCGAGCGAATCCACGTTGCCGTGGTCCCATGCTGCTTCCCATGAGGCGACGAGAGCATTCTTGACTTGCTGGAGTGAAAGTTGTGTTTGTTGCATGCAAGAAATGCTAGCAAAGCATGTGACATAGTCAACAGATTTCCAGAAATCTTTAAAAATTCGTGAATTGTCAGGAATCTCTTGCATACATGATCAACTGTGGATATGGTTCTTGTATGCAAGAGAGTTCAGTGATTGAAACCAGCCAAGACAATGCAGTTGACCTGCCGCTGCTAAGCAGGTTGCGCCAAATGATCGTCACCGGCGCAGTATTGCCTGGCGACCTGCTGGCAGAGACGGCCCTGGCCCAGGAGTTCTCGGTCAGTCGAACTCCGATTCGCGAGGCCCTGAAACAGCTGGAACGCGAAGGACTCGTGGAAGTGCGCTCCAGGGTCGGAACATTCGTCAGAAAACCCACTCAACGGGAAATCAACGAAATGTTTGCCTTGAAGGAGTCTTTTGAAGGACTCGCCGCCGGGCTGATGGCCCGGCGCGGCCCGGTGCCTGAACTCGAGCATCTCAAAGACAACGTCGAGCAAAGCCAGCTCGCGGTCAAGCGGGGAGACACCGAGGCGTACTCGCGCCTCGTGCACGATTTCCACAGCACCCTGGTGGCTGGAGCCGACAACAGGAAGCTTTCCGAGCACTACGACCTGCTGATGAATCAGCTGGCCTATCAGCGCATTGTCTCGCAGACCCTGAGCCAGCCGGGGCGTCTGCAGAATTCTGCCAGCGAGCATCAGGCAATCATTGATGCCATCTGCTCAAAAGACCCGTTGGCCGCTGAACTCGTCATGCGCCGCCATGTGGCCGCCTCAAGCCAATTAGCAACCATCGCCGCCTTCAAAGAGGACAAGGCCCCCAAGGGCTAGCGGCCGACGCCGATCTCCAGACGAAAGAAGATCCAGATGAACCCTCCCTTGATCGTTTCCAGCGACCTGAGCACCCGTTCGACACTCGCTGGCTACTCGGATATTGCCGCAGCGACCGGACTGCGCAAATTATCGAGCACCGTTGAAGAAGTGCCGCACGAAAATTTGGGGACCATCACCCGGGCCACCGCCATGGCGGTCATTGCGAACCCATGGCTGGGCACCGGTCCGGATCATGATCTGTCCGAGCGCACCGAAGCCATTGCACCGCTGCTGGCCAAGCTGATTTCCGACCGCCTGCTGGAGGCCCTGGGCGGGGTGGAGAAAGTCGAGGCCTTTGGCAAGGCCGCCCTGGTCGGCAGCGACGGCGAACTGGAGCATGCCGGAGCGCTGATCCACACCCCCTACTTCGGCAACCTGCTGCGCGAAGCCCTGGGCGGAACCTCCATCATCTGCTTCGCCGACGGACGCGGCGTCCCCGGGGAAACACTGCGCGTGCCGATGTGGCACAAGAACGCTGCGGCCACCCGCACCCACTACCAGACCATGGACCTGTTCCTGCCCGATGCCCCGCACGCCGGGGAAATCGCGGTGATTGCCGCAGCCTCCAGCGGACCGCGGCCCCATGCCCGCATCGGAGATCGAACCACCGATCGCCCGGTAACTTCCGAAATCCTGAAGGGAATCCAACTATGAACTACCGCAAGCTAGTGACCATCGTCGAGGAAATCGCCACCGAAGGCGGACGCCCGGTTGATCCCGTGGCCAAGGTGGCCATTGTCGCCGCCGTGTTCGACAACCCCTGGGCCGGACAGGGCTTCGTCGAGGACCTGAACGAAGGCATCGATGCGGTCGCTTCAGAACTCGGCGCGCTGCTGGCCCCACGGGTAATCGAAGCCCTGGGCGCACCGCTCGAAGCCTACGGCAAGGCCGCCATTGTGGGCCTGGAGGGCGAAATCGAGCACGGTTCGGCGCTAATCCACACCCTGAAGTTCGGCAACCACTTCCGCGACGCGGCCAACGCCACCACCCTGCTTCCGGCAGTGGAGAAGCGCGGGCCAGCCGGGGTGCAGTTCGACATCCCGCTCAAGCATTTCACCGATGCGACCATCCGCTCGCACCACCAGAGCGTGGAAGTGAAGGTCTCCGATGCCCCGCATCCAGGCGAGATCCTGATCGCACTGGCTGCCGCCACCCGTGGCCGTCCGCAACAACGACTGGCCCCGCTGTCCACCGAACAGTAGCCCCCAGCAGCATTCGAAACGGAGCGAAGCACCCATGACAAGCACCGAGCGCCCGCAGGTAGTCCTGCTGCACGGAGTGGGCTTGGACCACACCATGTGGCAGCCCCTGCGCGAGCACCTGTCGCACGAGACCGTGGCCCTGGATCTTCCGGGGCACGGCGGGCAGCCGCCCCTGCGCACCGAGCAGGACCTGGCGAGCCTGGCGGCCGATGTGCTGGCGCGCCTGGACACCCGGGCCCCGGTGCACCTGGTCGGCTTCTCGCTCGGCGCGCTGATCGCCCAGCATCTGGCACGCTTCGCTCCGCAGCGGGTGCGCACCCTGACCGCGGTCAATTCGGTCTGCCGGCGCACCGCAGACGAGGCTGCCGCCGTGGAACAGCGACTGGCCACCGCCGGCACGGACTTCGCCCAGGGCATCGACCGCGCCATCCAGCGCTGGTTCCCGGCAGGGGAAACCGCGGTGGACCAGCGGATCATCGAGGCCACGCGGCAGACCCTGGCCGGCAATGACGTCGAATCCTATGTGCATGCCTATGCGGTCTTCGCCCGCGGCGACCGCGAGATCGCAGGCGAGTTGTCCGGCATTATCCAGCCGGCCCTGGCCATCACCGGGGAACTGGATCCCGGATCCACCCCGCAGATGTCCCGCCGGCTCGCCGAGTCCATCCCCGACTGCCGGCTGCGCATCATCCCCGGGGCCAGGCACATGCTCCCGGTGGAGAATCCGATGGCACTGGCCGGCGAATTGAACAAATTTTTCAGCGACAATGAAGGGAATCAGGCATGAGCGAGCGCTACCTGCATTTCATCAACGGCGAGCACGTTGCTCCCAGCGAAGATCGTTTCTTCACCAGCACCAATCCGGCCACCCTTGAAGAACTCTACGAGGCCGCCCGCGGCACGGCCGAAGACGTGGATCGGGCCGTCAAGGCCGCGCACCGCGCCTTCACCTCCCGCGCCTGGAGCTCGCTGAGCGCGACCGCACGCGGCCACCTGCTGCGACGGCTGGGCGATCTGGTCGGGCAGAATGCCGAGCAGCTGGCCCGCTTCGAGTCGCTGGACAACGGCAAGCTGCTGCGCGAGATGCGCGGCCAGCTGGCCACCCTGCCCGAATACCTCTACTACTATGCCGGCCTGGCCGACAAGGTGCAGGGCTCGCAGATCCCGAGCATGAACCCGGCCATCTTGAACTACACCCAGCGCGAAGCACTGGGCGTGGTCGGGGCCATCACCCCGTGGAACTCGCCGCTGACCCTGACCATCTCCAAGATCGCCCCGGCCCTGGCCGCCGGCAACACCGTGGTCATCAAGCCCAGCGAGTACACCTCGCGCACCGTGCTGCTGCTGGCCGAACTGGCCGACCAGGCAGGCTTCCCGGCCGGGGTCATCAACGTGGTCACCGGCTTCGGCGCCGAGGCCGGCGCCGCGCTGGTCGCCCACCCGCTGCTGGCCAAGATCTCCTTCACCGGGTCCACCGCCACCGGCTCCTCCATCGCCGCGCAGGCCGCCAGCCGCTTCATCGGCTGCACCCTGGAGCTGGGCGGGAAGTCGCCGAACATCGTGTTCGACGACGCCAACGTGGACAACGCCGCCATGGGCGTGGTGGCCGGAATCTATGCCGCCGCGGGCCAGACCTGCATCGCCGGCTCCCGCGTCTTCGCCCACAAGTCGGTCTACGACGAACTGCTGGAAAAGGTCGTCAACCGCGCCAAGTCCATCATCATCGGCGACCCGCTGGCCGAGGCCACCGAGCTGGGCCCGCTGGCCTTCGCCGATCAGCTGGCCAAGGTCTCCTCCTATGTCCAGATCGGCGCCGGGGAAGGCGCCACCGTGCTGGCTGGCGGCTCGCGGCCCGGCGGCTTGGAACTGCCCGGCTACTTCTTCTCCCCCACCGTGCTCACCGACGTCACCAACGACATGCGCGTGGTGCGCGAGGAGATCTTCGGCCCGGTGGCCGCGATCATGCCCTTCGAGCATGAAGACGAGCTGCTGGCCGCGGCCAACGACACCGAGTACGGGCTGGCCGCCGGCGTCTGGACCCAGAACCTGGCCCGCGCCCACCGCATGGCCCGCCGGCTGGAGGCGGGCACCATCTGGGTGAACACCTACCGGGCGATGTCCCCGATGTCCCCGCGCCAGGGCTTCAAGAGCTCCGGGGTGGGCATCGAGCACGGCCTGGAATCGATGAACGAGTACACCCGGCTGAAGTCGGTCTGGATCAACACCGACGAATCCCCGGTCGCCGACCCCTTCGTCATGCGCGCCTAAGGAGCCACCCATGCCACTGATCGATATTTCCATCGCCAAGGGCCGCAGCGAACAGCAGCTGCGCAGCTTCATCGCCGCGGTGCACCAGGCCGCGGTGGACACCGTCGACGCCGCCGACGAGAACATCACCGTGATCGTGCGCGAAGTCGAGCACGAGCACTGGTCCCGCGGCAACCAGACCATCGCCGAACGCCGCTAAACCGCAACGCCTAACCCACGAAGGAAGCATGACATGCGCTTTTCCCTCTTCCTCCACATGGAACGCTACGATAATTCGCTGAGCCACGAGGAGCATTTCCAGAACCTGGTCGAACTGGCCCAGATGGCTGAAGCCGGCGGCTTCAGCACCGTCTGGATCGGCGAGCACCACAGCATGGAATACACCGCCTCGCCGAGCCCGATCGCGCAGCTGGCCTATCTGGCGGCCAAGACTTCCACCATTCGGCTGGGCTCGGGCACCATCATCGCCCCGTTCTGGAACCCGATCCGCGCGGCCGGCGAGCTGGCCCTGCTGGATGTGATTTCCGGCGGCCGCGCCGAGGTGGGCGTGGCCCGCGGCGCCTACCAGTTCGAATTCGACCGCGTGGCCGGCGGCATGCCGGCCACCGACGGCGGCAAGGCCATGCAGGAGCTGATCCCGGCCATGCAAAAGCTGTGGGAAGGCGATTACGCGCACGACGGCGAGGTCTGGAAGTTCCCGACCTCCACCTCCGTGCCCAAGCCGGTGCAGAAGAAGCTTCCGGTCTGGGTGGCCGCGCGCAGCCCGGAATCCCACGACTACGCGGTCGCCAACGGCTGCCATGTCATGGTCACCCCGCTGATGAAGGGCGATGAGGAGGTCGAGGACCTGATGCGCAAGTACGAGACCGCCATCGCCAACCATCCAGAACGCACCGACCGCCCGGACATCATGGTGCTGCGCCACACCTACGTGCACAGTGCCGATCAGCCCGAGGCCTGGCGCCCGGCCGCCGAAGCCATCTCCAAGTTCTACCGCACCTTCGACGCGGTCTTCGGCAACAAGGCGCCGGCCGTGGACGGCTTCTTCGAGCCAAGCCCGGAACAGAAGTTCGAGGGCCGGCCGGAATTCGCCGCGGAATCGCTGCACCAGACCGCGATGATCGGCACCCCGGCCGAGATCATTGAGCGCCTGCACCACTACGCCGGCCTGGGTGTCACCGAGTACAGCTTCTGGAACGACAACTCCATGAGCCACGAGGAGAAGAAGCGCTCGCTGCAGCTGTTCATCGACGAGGTTGTCCCGAACTTCGCCAAGAACTAACCCGCACAGCAAAGGGGGCCCGCGCTAAAGCGGGCCCCTTTTTGCTGCGCCGGCTATGGCGCGGCGACCTCCAGCACCCCGGCACCGGTGGCGGTCTTGGCATGGTGCTTCACGCCGCTGGCGGTATCCATCGCGGTGAAGCCGTAGGGCGGGGTCCAGTCAAGCTGGTTGCTGAAGCCCTTTGTCGCCCAGTCAGGCAGCGGGTCGCCGCTGGCCTGGGCTGCGCGCTGCTCGTACTGCCCGGCGGCGATCGCATCCAGGTCGGCCGGCTGCTGGTTGAACCAGGATCCCTCGTCGTGGAAGTTGTTGGCGTTCCAGACGTAGACCGCTACCGAGGCGTCGGCCCCCGGGCCGGTGTAGTCGAAGGCGTTGCGCTCGGAGAAGACCTGCGACTGGTAGCCCAGGCCCAGGAAGTAGTGGTAGCCGCCGGCCGCGGTGCTGGTGACCGGGGAGTCCGGGTCGTTCACCCGGCCCTGGAAGTAGTTGTTGGCCACATGCACCTGGCCGTAGCGCACGCGCGGGGCGCGTTCCTGGATGCCTTCGAAGTAGTTGCCGATGATGCTCACCCGCAGCCGGCCGGCGTCGGTGTCCGCGTTGTCATCCCCGGAGCCGATCAGCATGGTCTTGTCGTGGTTGAGCAGGTGGGAGTTGCTCAGCGTGACGAAGTCGGTGCCGTCCTTCATGTCGAACAGGCCGTCGTGGCGGTTCATCGGGGCGCCGTTGGGGCCGGTGGGAGCGTCGCGGTCAAGGTACCTGCCATCGCCCAGGGTCACGTGGTCCACCCAGATATTGGTGGAGGTGACCGAGGAGATCGCATCGAAGCGGGCGTTCCAGGCGCCGTCCTCGCCGTCCCATGGATCCCAGGAGGAGAAGTAGTCGACCGGGGCTTCCAGCGACAGGTTGCGCAGCACGACGTTGTGGGCCAGGTGCAGCATGATGTTGGACTGGACAAAGCCGGCATCCTCGCCCAGGCCCACCAGGGTCGTGTTGCTCGGAATGGAGATCTCCGACTGGCGCTTGAGCGCATTGCTGCCGGTGACCCTGGCGCGGCGCTGCTGGCCGCAGTACTCGTGGCTCTGGTCGCTCCAGGTCCCGTCCTCGCCGAAGCAGCTCAGGTACTTGGCCACGTCGTAGCCCGGCGCGTAGTCCTGCTCCCCGAGCAAGGTGCCGTCGGCGGCCTGGTTGCCCTGGATGGTCCCGGAAACGTAGATGATCTTCGGCTTGTCGCGCTCCCCGTGGTTCTCCAGGGCCGCCATCAGCTCCTGGCGGTTGGCCACGGTGTAGGTGGACTGCGCATCGGCTCCGGCGCCGCCGTTGGTGCCGCCGTTCTGCGAGGCCCAGCCTGGGGCTTGGTCCGTGGTCATGAAAACGTTAGCTTCCGCTTGCTCCGCAGGCTGCGCGACGGCGCCCTGCGCGCCCGTTGCCGCCAGGGCCAGCGCGGCGACCGTGCCCGAGAGTACCGAGAGCTTCCTTGAAATTGATGACACGATGATCCCTTTCATGTCAGATCAGAGCGATGCCCGCCATTGGAAATCGCTTTCCGAGCCAATTATGGTGCAGCCCCCCAGCGCAGTTCAACACTTGTATTTGCAAACGGTTTCATATATGGCGAACGCGGCAGAAGCCCGCGACTGCGGGGCGCTCAGGCCCGGTGCCGCGTCGGCTGGATGATCGAGAACTCGGCGCCGGTGGCATCATGCAGCACGGCCATGCGCCCGAAGAAGGAATCCTGCGGCTCCCGGATGACCGCGCCTCCCAGCAACTCGGCGAGCGCAACGCTTGCATCCGCGTCGTCGACCGCAAAATAGGTCCGCCATCCGGCGTGCGCTTCCGGGCCCTGGCCCGCAATGTCATAGATTCCGGCCAGCGCCTCCGAGCCCTGCCCCAAGGTGCAATAGCGGAACTCGGGTGAATCGGAAACCGTGCTCAGCTCCCAGCCCAGGGCCTCGCGATAGAAGCGCGCCACCGCGTCGAAATGCTTGGTGTGCAGCTCGCTCCAGATGCGGGTGCCGTGGCGCCTCGCGGAGTGCAGGTCGCCGGCGTCAAAAGCCTGGAACAGGCCAACGCCAATACCCTCGGGGTCGCTGATCATCGCCAGCGTCCCCTGCTCGGGGATCTCCAC encodes:
- a CDS encoding BCCT family transporter codes for the protein MNIDTNRNQGPVGGPTLTGGELHHASSSADSKKVYQKLHGPGSVLAISLLLVVAFVLWAAIAPEQLNGLMSDASSWFAQYIGWSYLVVTLGCIFLMLFLGFSRYGGIRLGKDHDRPEFSTWAWIAMILGAVMGIGLISYGAAEPMSHFMDPPHNRAEPGTMDAAVLALQFSYFDWGPNAWALFGVFGLAIAYSTHRRGNSGLVSVMLRPILGKSMDGALGKTIDVFTVLATLFGTTTSLGLGASQIAEGFNRLFGIPTDIFVKIVIIAGVTIIFTLSALSGVGKGIKWLSQGTMIGAALIGIFVFISGPSGFISNIYFRSMGQFLAEFPAVALLTPSNAEDLQWMQWWTYFMMAWWLSWGAFVGIFLARISKGRTIREFVIAVMGVPSLVFSIWFSIFGGTSMHQEMHGSSGIGQATLADTNSTFFAMLAELPLPAVTSAFTVILVVLFFITGADSNTYVLGTLTSGGNMYPKRPILTIWGLLTGVCAIVLLLVGGLEALQQAAILSAVPFTVIVTLLGMSLVKELRNDTRLPLAAYKEKTATGVRSGQ
- a CDS encoding flavin reductase produces the protein MQQTQLSLQQVKNALVASWEAAWDHGNVDSLDEILHADYQRVSNKSKKVSTAQSLKEDILAVREAFPDLVTTIDHLLVDDAEQSIAVFWRTKGTFTRALQGVPATGHSVETRGSNLLKFQDGKVISEQVTWDQSELLEDVGVPSLKSAFETPDDGIVVDDLSGVPNLEELKGFNRQFITGVTVVTTKDENGAPRGLAANSYVSVSLEPPLVLVCVQKTTSTYASLFKSTHLGINIMSNEQRETVGTFASKADDKFANLAWHEGPNGTPMLDGSAASIEAEIKERFQAKTHTVFIAKVKHSEVADIEPMIYKAGRFFDGAELQAL
- a CDS encoding GntR family transcriptional regulator, translating into MQESSVIETSQDNAVDLPLLSRLRQMIVTGAVLPGDLLAETALAQEFSVSRTPIREALKQLEREGLVEVRSRVGTFVRKPTQREINEMFALKESFEGLAAGLMARRGPVPELEHLKDNVEQSQLAVKRGDTEAYSRLVHDFHSTLVAGADNRKLSEHYDLLMNQLAYQRIVSQTLSQPGRLQNSASEHQAIIDAICSKDPLAAELVMRRHVAASSQLATIAAFKEDKAPKG
- a CDS encoding amino acid synthesis family protein, yielding MNPPLIVSSDLSTRSTLAGYSDIAAATGLRKLSSTVEEVPHENLGTITRATAMAVIANPWLGTGPDHDLSERTEAIAPLLAKLISDRLLEALGGVEKVEAFGKAALVGSDGELEHAGALIHTPYFGNLLREALGGTSIICFADGRGVPGETLRVPMWHKNAAATRTHYQTMDLFLPDAPHAGEIAVIAAASSGPRPHARIGDRTTDRPVTSEILKGIQL
- a CDS encoding amino acid synthesis family protein, with product MNYRKLVTIVEEIATEGGRPVDPVAKVAIVAAVFDNPWAGQGFVEDLNEGIDAVASELGALLAPRVIEALGAPLEAYGKAAIVGLEGEIEHGSALIHTLKFGNHFRDAANATTLLPAVEKRGPAGVQFDIPLKHFTDATIRSHHQSVEVKVSDAPHPGEILIALAAATRGRPQQRLAPLSTEQ
- a CDS encoding alpha/beta fold hydrolase → MTSTERPQVVLLHGVGLDHTMWQPLREHLSHETVALDLPGHGGQPPLRTEQDLASLAADVLARLDTRAPVHLVGFSLGALIAQHLARFAPQRVRTLTAVNSVCRRTADEAAAVEQRLATAGTDFAQGIDRAIQRWFPAGETAVDQRIIEATRQTLAGNDVESYVHAYAVFARGDREIAGELSGIIQPALAITGELDPGSTPQMSRRLAESIPDCRLRIIPGARHMLPVENPMALAGELNKFFSDNEGNQA
- a CDS encoding aldehyde dehydrogenase, with amino-acid sequence MSERYLHFINGEHVAPSEDRFFTSTNPATLEELYEAARGTAEDVDRAVKAAHRAFTSRAWSSLSATARGHLLRRLGDLVGQNAEQLARFESLDNGKLLREMRGQLATLPEYLYYYAGLADKVQGSQIPSMNPAILNYTQREALGVVGAITPWNSPLTLTISKIAPALAAGNTVVIKPSEYTSRTVLLLAELADQAGFPAGVINVVTGFGAEAGAALVAHPLLAKISFTGSTATGSSIAAQAASRFIGCTLELGGKSPNIVFDDANVDNAAMGVVAGIYAAAGQTCIAGSRVFAHKSVYDELLEKVVNRAKSIIIGDPLAEATELGPLAFADQLAKVSSYVQIGAGEGATVLAGGSRPGGLELPGYFFSPTVLTDVTNDMRVVREEIFGPVAAIMPFEHEDELLAAANDTEYGLAAGVWTQNLARAHRMARRLEAGTIWVNTYRAMSPMSPRQGFKSSGVGIEHGLESMNEYTRLKSVWINTDESPVADPFVMRA
- a CDS encoding tautomerase family protein, giving the protein MPLIDISIAKGRSEQQLRSFIAAVHQAAVDTVDAADENITVIVREVEHEHWSRGNQTIAERR
- a CDS encoding LLM class flavin-dependent oxidoreductase; amino-acid sequence: MRFSLFLHMERYDNSLSHEEHFQNLVELAQMAEAGGFSTVWIGEHHSMEYTASPSPIAQLAYLAAKTSTIRLGSGTIIAPFWNPIRAAGELALLDVISGGRAEVGVARGAYQFEFDRVAGGMPATDGGKAMQELIPAMQKLWEGDYAHDGEVWKFPTSTSVPKPVQKKLPVWVAARSPESHDYAVANGCHVMVTPLMKGDEEVEDLMRKYETAIANHPERTDRPDIMVLRHTYVHSADQPEAWRPAAEAISKFYRTFDAVFGNKAPAVDGFFEPSPEQKFEGRPEFAAESLHQTAMIGTPAEIIERLHHYAGLGVTEYSFWNDNSMSHEEKKRSLQLFIDEVVPNFAKN
- a CDS encoding pectate lyase family protein — protein: MSSISRKLSVLSGTVAALALAATGAQGAVAQPAEQAEANVFMTTDQAPGWASQNGGTNGGAGADAQSTYTVANRQELMAALENHGERDKPKIIYVSGTIQGNQAADGTLLGEQDYAPGYDVAKYLSCFGEDGTWSDQSHEYCGQQRRARVTGSNALKRQSEISIPSNTTLVGLGEDAGFVQSNIMLHLAHNVVLRNLSLEAPVDYFSSWDPWDGEDGAWNARFDAISSVTSTNIWVDHVTLGDGRYLDRDAPTGPNGAPMNRHDGLFDMKDGTDFVTLSNSHLLNHDKTMLIGSGDDNADTDAGRLRVSIIGNYFEGIQERAPRVRYGQVHVANNYFQGRVNDPDSPVTSTAAGGYHYFLGLGYQSQVFSERNAFDYTGPGADASVAVYVWNANNFHDEGSWFNQQPADLDAIAAGQYEQRAAQASGDPLPDWATKGFSNQLDWTPPYGFTAMDTASGVKHHAKTATGAGVLEVAAP
- a CDS encoding VOC family protein translates to MPGAREPRAEPCWADLLTSDLGSAVEFYSRLFGWRFDDGPEARAEGYLPAYLDDQLVSGLVHNDRDSGAPDVWTTYLNVADVHAAAFAARLHGGKIHLKPVEIPEQGTLAMISDPEGIGVGLFQAFDAGDLHSARRHGTRIWSELHTKHFDAVARFYREALGWELSTVSDSPEFRYCTLGQGSEALAGIYDIAGQGPEAHAGWRTYFAVDDADASVALAELLGGAVIREPQDSFFGRMAVLHDATGAEFSIIQPTRHRA